The Bosea sp. 685 DNA window CAGACGGCATCACAAAGTGACCCCGTCTGAAATCATCCGGCTCTAGGAGCTGGGGACATTTCGTATCCGGGCTGCCGTTATGAGCGCGGCCCATCCGCAGAGAGCCTTCACAGCCCCGCGCTCCCCCAAGCTCACAACAAAAAAAGCCGGCCCGAAGGCCGGCTTTTCCTTTGCGCGGGAGTTCCGCTCAGTTCTTGCGGACGACCGGGCGCAGCGGGACCGTCTCGGCCGGGTCGTCCCAGCGATAGGTCAGGCCGACCGAGGCAATGTGGATGAAGGGCTTGGCCTCGGCGGTGTAGAACACCGCAGCCTGCTGCGGATGCGTGCCGTTATAGTTCACGCTCGCCTTCTTCACATCGATATAGGTGTAGCCGAGATCGAGCTTCAGCTTGTCGGTGACCTGATAGCTCAGACCGGCCGAGAGCCAGAGGCGATCATTGTCGGCGATGAAGATCGTGCGGTTGCGGTCGTTCACGGCCGAGAGCTCGTAGCCGACACCGGCGCGCAGCGTCAGCGCGCTGTTGTACTTGTATTCCGCGCCCAGCGAGAAATACCAGGCATCGTCATACTGGAAGTTCAGGCTCGTGACCGGCAAGCCGTTCGCCTTGGCGACGATCGGAATGTTGCGGAAACGGCTCCAATTCGTCCATTCCACGCCGGCATGGACCTGCCACTGATCGTTGATCACCTGCGACACGCCCAGCACGACCGAATCGGGCAGGTTGAGGTTGGCCTTGACCGGAATGACCGCGAGCGGCGTGCGGAAGGTGCCCTCGAGCGTCTGGCGCACCTCGGAGCGATAGGCCAGGCCGATCGAGGTTCCCTGGAACGGCGTCAGGGTGAAACCGAAGCGATAGCCGAAATCGATCGTATCGCCTTCGATGATCACCGGCGCCGCCGTCGGGCCGACGCCCGAGGCCTGCTTCAGCGCGGCATTGAAATACTGGACCTGCAGCGCGGCGCCGACCGAGAGCCAGTCGTTCACCTTGTAGCCGACGGTCGGCGAGACGTTGATCGTCTGCACCTTGGCCGAGCGGCCATAGACCTGGCCGGCATTGACCTGATTATCGGGCTTGGAACGCAGGCCATAGGGCGCACCGGTGGTCACGCCGACCCAGAAGCGGTCAGTGAGCTGCCAGGCGCTGTAGGAGGCCGGGATGAAGGCGCCGTCGCCGCCGAGATTGCCGGTGCCGTTCTGGATCGGGTTCAGCGGGCCGAGCGGCGAGCCCAGGCGCGTGGCGGCGGTCGGCTGGTAATCGGCATTCGCGTTGAGATAGGTGAAGTTCCAGTTGCTGTTGCGGCCGGGGAACATGGTGATCGTGGCCGGGTTCCAGGCCATCGAACCCATGCCGATACCGCCCGAGGCGGCGCCGGCATAGGCCATGCCGAGCCCTTCGGCGCTCTGGCCGCTGCGGATCGCGAAAGAACTGGCGGAGGCGGAGCCGGCCGCGAGAAGAGCAGCGGCCGAAACGGTTGCCGCGGCGATGAGGCGAACGGTGCTCTTCATCCTAATCCATCCCTTTGATTGAATCTTTCGAGGTCGAGGCGCCTCGCTGACACCACCATGACGCGAGGCCGGTTTCGCCGCAATCCCGCCGCAAGCGCCCTGAAAACGCCGCAACTTCGCTTGTTTCCGAAACGGCATGCCGGAAAACCGCCAAAAACCTGCCGATTTCTCGTATCGTCGCGAAGCAGCACGGCCAAAACGATCGTTTACATGCGAACTATCGTCGATTTCGACGTACCCGGCTAAAAACCATGCAGGGCGGCCCGATTGCCGGGCATGTTGCTTTCGCGGGATACGTTGCATCGGCGCAACAATCCTATGGCTATCCAGACGCAGCCGCGTCATGCGCGGGAACTCACTTGTCATTGCGCGCCCCATCCGCTCAGGTGCGCGCCACCCGAATTAGATCGATTGAAACAGGGGGAAACACCATGAAACTGCTGCGATACGGCGCTTTTGGCCAGGAAAAACCCGCCCTTCTCGACGCCAAGGGCGGCTTGCGCGACCTCTCCGGCGTGATTTCAGATTTTGCCGGCAAGACGCTCGGCTCGGCCTCGCTCGCCAAGATCAAGGCGCTCGATCCCGAATCGCTGCCGCTCGTCCAGGGCTCGCCGCGAATCGGCGCCTGCGTCGGCGACGTGCATAATTTCATCGCCGTCGGCCTCAACTTCGCCGATCACGCCGCCGAGACCGGCGCCGCGATCCCCAAGGAGCCGATCCTGTTCAACAAGGCGCCGAACTGCATCGTCGGCCCCTATGACGACGTGATGATCCCGAAGGCCTCGGTTAAGACCGACTGGGAGGTCGAGCTCGCCATCGTCATCGGCGATGGCGGTTCCTATATCGACGAAAAGGACGCCATGGCCGCGATCGCCGGCTTCTGTGTCTGCAACGACGTCTCGGAGCGCGAATTCCAGGCCGAGCGCGGCGGGCAATGGGCCAAGGGCAAGGGCTGCCCGACCTTCGGGCCGCTCGGCCCCTGGCTGGTGACGCCAGACGAGATCACTGACGTGCAGAATCTCGGCATGTGGCTCGAAGTCGATGGCGAGCGCGTCCAGAACGGTTCGACCAAGACGATGATCTTCGGCGCCGCCTATCTGGTGCATTACATCAGCCAGTTCATGCGCCTGGATGCCGGCGACGTCATCACCACCGGCACGCCCCCGGGCGTCGGCCTCGGCTTCAAGCCGCCGCGCTTCCTGAAGGGCGGCGAGGTCGTCACGCTCGGCATCGATGGGCTGGGCACGCAGAAGCAGAACTTCGTGCCGTTCAAGGCTTCCTGAGAGCTTTCAAAAAAAGCGCCACCATGACCGCTTGACCCGGTCATGGTGGCGAAGATCCAACCGGCAAACGGCCCTCATCTGCCATGAGAGCCAGCCGGAAGCGGCTCGCCGGAGTGACGGCGCCCGAACTGCAGCCGACCGGCCGCGTATGTTTCCAGAGATTTCACGCCGTCGCGATCGGCGCACCCCCCAAATGGGGGCATAGCGGTTTATCCTGCCATCTCGGCAGTCAGCCGAGCTTCGCGGCGCCCTGAAGCATGCCGACGAGGTCCGACTGGCGGCGAACCCCCGTCTTGGCGAGGACGCGCTTGAGCGTCGTGCGCGCGGTCCCCTCCGTCACGCCCAGTCGCTGCGCCGCCTGGCGGGGCGCATGCCCGGCGGCGATCATCGCCGCGAGCTTCGCCTCCGCCGGCGTCAGGTCGAACAGCCCCTCGATGAGATCGGCGCCCAGAATGCGATGAGGCAGAACCGGCGTCGCGACCAGGATCGCGCTCGCCAGCGTGAACACGTCGCGCGCCCTGCCTGTCACCGGCGAGAGATGCACGACGATGGGCGGGTGCCCCTGCCCTGCCGGAATCGCGATCGAACGCACCGCCACGTCATGAGCCTGATAGGCGAGCGCCGCCATGGCCGTCTCCAGCATGCGGTCGGCGGCGGCGTCGACGATCCCGAGCCGTGCCGGCCGGTCGCGGAAGACCGCCGGCATCAGCGCGCTCAGCAGGCTGTTGATGCTGAGGATGCGCCCGCCCGGCCCCAACACGGCGCCAGGCAAGCCCATCATTTCGAGCGCCTGGGCAGCAGCCCTCGCCCGCTCCAACCCGAGACGCCGCGCCAGCAGGCCGGCGCGGGCGAAATGCGGCCGCAAGCGGTTGAGCGAGGCGACCGCCTCGGGCTCCACCGTGCCTTCGTCGAAGCCGCGCTCGCAATGGACGACGATCACATCGCCCGAGGGACAGGTAATCGCCGTCGCCGCGGCCGAGCCATAGCCCGAAGGGATCAGCATCTCCTGATAGAGCGGCTCGGTGGCGATCTCGTCGGGCGTGAACACATCCGTGTCGGTGATGAAGCCGGCATGTCGACAGGCAAGAAGCCGCAAACTGCGCTGGTTCACCGGCACGGGCAGGCGCAGCATGATGTCGTTATAGGTATTCTCGAAGGCAGCGCTCGACGCCGTCAGGCGCGCCTCTCCCTCCAGTATCGTGCCGAACAGCGCCTCGCGGCAACCAGCGACCTCTGCCGTCGCCCGCAAGACCTCCGGCCATCCCTCCGAGACGATGGCCGCCTCATAGATGCGGTCGATCAGTTGGTTTTCGTCGATCAGCTGGTTGTCCTGGGACCCGACCGTCGGCAAGAGCTCATCCTTTCGCAGCGCCTTCGCGGCGCGCATCTGCCGCTATTGTACGATGCACGCCGGAAACAGCCTTGCGCTGGAACAAGCGCCTCTTCACGTTTCCGTGAAGGCCGGATGTCAGCCCTCAGCGAGCCCCAGCATCAGCCGGATGTTCTGCACCGCCGCCCCCGACGCGCCCTTGCCGAGGTTGTCGAGCTTGGCGACCAGCACCGCTTGCCCCAGCGCGTCATCGCCGAAGACGCGCAGTTCGAGCCGGTTGGTGTCGTTGAGCGATTCCGGCTCCAGCTTGCCGCCAGCCTGGGCGCTCGGCACGACGCTGACATAGGTCGAACCGGCATAGTGCGCAGCCAGTGCAGCTTCGAGCGCCGCGGTCGTCGGCTTGCCCGGCAGCATGTCGAGATGCAGCGGAATCGAGACCAGCATGCCCTGCCGGAAATTCCCGACCGAGGGCACGAAGATCGGACGCCGCGTCAGGCGCGAATAGAGCTGCAATTCCGGCAGGTGCTTGTGATGGAGGCCAAGCCCATAGAGTTCGAAGGCCGGAGCAGCACCGGCCTCATAGGCCTCGATCATGCTCTTGCCGCCGCCGGAATAGCCCGACACCGCATTGACGGTAATGGGATGGTCCTGCGCCAGCAGGCCGGCATCGACCAGCGGCCGCAACAAAGCGATCGCGCCGGTCGGATAGCAGCCGGGATTGGAGACGCGGTTGGCGTTGGCGATCTTCTCCGCATGGCCCGGCGCCATCTCGGCAAAACCATAGACCCAGTCCGGCGCGACGCGATGGGCCGTCGCCGCATCGACGATCTTGGGCGCATCGCCGCCGAGTTCGTCAGCCAGCGCGACCGATTCCCGTGCCGCATCATCGGGCAGGCAGAGCACGACGAGATCGACGCCCGCCATCATCTCCTTGCGCGCGGCGGGATCCTTGCGCTTGTCGGCAGCGATGCTCTTGACCACGACCTCGGGCAGGGCCGCGAGCCGGTCGCGGATGCCGAGCCCCGTGGTGCCGGCCTCGCCGTCGATGAAGATGGATTTCAGGTTCTGGCTCATCTGGACCCCCGATGGGTGCGAAAGCAGGTTGTTTCGTCGGCTTCAGGCATAAAAAAACCGCGCTCATGGCGCGGTCGCGGACAATCGGACTAACAGCCGAGCGTCATCGCGGTCGCGCAGGGGCGGCCATGGTCGGGCGACGTCGGATCAGGTTCGTGATCATAGGGAGGGATATGATGGAGGGAGGCCGTGCTGTCAATCTCGACGCGGGCCGACGCCCCACCGTCATGGTCGGGCTTGTCCCGACCATCCACGTCTTCGTCCGGCAAGCTTCGTGTTCAAGACGTGGATGCTCGGCACAAGGCCGAGCATGACGAGAGGACTTATTTCAATGATCTGAATCGGTTGCACCGCAGCGCTGCCAAACCGATTCAACCCGCCTCACCCCATCTTCTTCAACGCCAGCGCCTGGATGTAATGCTGCGCCACGGCCGCGCCGGCGATCGCGGTCGCATCGGCATGGTCGTAAGGCGGCGAGACCTCGACCACGTCCATGCCGCGGAAATCGAGGTCGCGGATGCCCCAGACCATGCCCAGCCCCTGCGCCGAGGAGAGCCCGCCCGCCACTGGCGTGCCGGTGCCCGGCGCGAAGGCGGGGTCGAGCCCGTCAATGTCGAAGGTCAGATAGGCCGGGCCCTGCCCCACCCGCTGCCTGATGCGCGCGACGACGCCGTCCACGCCCAGCGCCTGCGCGGCATAGCCGTCGATGACCGCGATACCACAATCGCGCGGCGCGACGGTGCGGATGCCGATCTGGATCGAGCGCTCGACATCGATCAGCCCCTCGCGCACCGCCTCGAGCACGAAGGTGCCGTGGCTGATCGCGCCGACGCCGTCATCCCAGGTGTCCTGATGCGCATCGAACTGCACCAGAGCGAGCTTGCCATGGCGGGCGACATGGGCGCGCAGCAGCGGCAAGGTGATGAAATGGTCGCCGCCGAGCGTAACGAGATGGGCACCGCTGGCGATGATCTTTGCCGCCCCCTCCTCGATCGCCTTGGCGCAGCCCTGGAGATCGCTACGCGGCAGCAGGCAATCGCCGTAATCGACGGCCGAGAGATGCTCGAACGGATCGATCCGCGAGGGATATTGCGCGTCGCCGTCGAAGATCGCGCTGACGCGGCGCAGGGCTTGCGGGCCAAAGCGCGTACCGGGTCGGTTCGAGACGGCAAGGTCGAAGGGCACGCCCCAGATCACGAGGTCGCAGCCGGAGACGTCCTTGCTGTAGCGGCGGCGCATGAAGGAGAGCGCGCCTGCATAGGTCGGGTCATGCGCGGCCCCTCGCCTGTCGCCGGTGAAGGCGTGGTCGATCGTCGGGGTGTCGGCGGGTTCGGTCATGTCAGCGATCTCGAAAGGGCTCAGCGGCGCGGGCCGGCAAGCCAGACATAGAGGCACCAGGGCAGGATCAGCGCGAGTGCGGAAAGCACCAGCCGCAGCGTCGTCCAGGCGACGGGATAGTCCAGCGCCCGGCCATTGAGCTCCGGCACGCCATGGATCATCCCGAGCGCGATGGCCGGCGCCAAGAAGATCACCAGCGCGCTGCCGATGCGCCGGCCGCGCGATGCATCCTCACGCGACAGCGCGAGCAGTGCGGGCGCGGCGATCATGCCGAAAGCGATCAGGACGAGCAGGACGCGCATGGAGTTCCGGAGCGGCGGGTCGAGTTCTAGGATGTAACACGCCCCGCTTGCGGCTCCAGTCGCTGCGGCGGGGCTGCGCAGCCGAATCTGTCGTTTCCGGAGGATTTTCCGGTGGGCGAACCGCCCGCGCTTCGAGATCGACGCTCCGCCAGCGCAGGTGTAGAACCACCTCGCCCTCTCCCCGGATCATCTTCATGCCTCACGACGCTTACCCCGACAGCCTGATCCGCGACATCCTCAAGAGCGTGAAGCGCATCGCTCTGGTCGGAGCCTCCGGCAACGAGGCGCGGCCGAGCTGGATCGTGACGAAATACCTGCTCGATCGCGACTATGACGTCATTCCCGTCAATCCCGGCCTTGCCGGCCAGACCCTGCTCGGCAAGACCGTCTACGGCTCGCTCAAGGATATCCCCGGCGCGATCGACATGGTCGAGATCTTCCGCAATTCGGAAGCCGCCGGACCGATCACCGACGAGGCGCTGACGCTCGATCCTCTGCCCAAGGTCATCTGGATGCAGCTTTCGGTGCGCAATGACGAGGCTGCGGCGCGGGCAGAGGCCAAGGGCGTCACCGTGATCATGAATCGCTGCCCCAAGATCGAATATGGCCGGCTCTCCGGCGAGATCGGCTGGCAAGGCATCAATTCGCGGATTCTCTCCTCGAAGAAGCCGGTGCTCGCCGGCAAGGGTTTTCAGAAGCTGACGATCCATCGGCCGGGGACGTGATAAGCACCTGACCGTCATTGCGAGCACCCGGGTCTTGCCTTCGGCAAGCCCGAGTACAGGCTCCGCGAAGCAATCCAGGAGACATCGCTCGACGGCCCCTGGATTGCGTCGTCGCTGCGCTCCTCGCAATGACGACATGAGGAGGCGATGCGATGCGCGAGCTCTCCACCACCTGCTGCATCGCCGGCGGCGGCCTGGCCGGGATGATGCTCGGCTTCCTGCTGGCGCGGGCCGGCGTCGATGTCGTCGTGCTGGAAAAGCATGCCGACTTCCTGCGCGATTTCCGCGGCGACACCATCCACCCCTCGACGCTGCAAGTGATGCACGAGCTCGGCCTGCTCGAGGATTTCCTCAAGCTGCCGCACACCAAGACCCGCGAGCTCGCCATTCGCTTCGGCAACGAGACGATCCAGTTCGTCGATTTCTCGCATCTGCCGGTCGTGGCTCCCTATGTCGCGATGATGCCGCAATGGGATTTCCTCGACTTCCTGGCCGATAGGGGTCGCGAGCAGCCGCGTTTCACCTTGCTGATGAATGCAAAGGCCGAGGGGCTGATCGAGGAGGGCGGCCGGGTCGTCGGCCTCACCGGCACGGCCGAAGACGGCCCGCTCAGCATCCGCGCCGATCTCGTCGTCGCAGCCGATGGACGCCGCTCCGACATCCGGGCGGCGTCCGGCCTGAAGAACCTAGATATCGGCGCGCCGATGGACGTGCTCTGGTTCAGGCTGCCGCGCGAAGCGGGCGACCCCGGCCAGACCGGCGGCCAGGTCGCCAATGGCCGCCTGCTCGTCACACTCGACCGGGGCGACTACTGGCAATGCGCCTTCGTCATTCCCAAAGGCCGGTTCGACGGCCTGCGCGCGGCCGGGCTCCAGGCCTTCCGCGCGGGCATCGTCACGCTCGCGCCCTGGTTCGCCAACCGGATCGACGTCATCGCCGACTGGGACGAGATCAAGCTGCTGACGGTCGCCGTCGACCGGCTCGAGCGCTGGTGGCGCCCCGACCTCATCTGCATCGGCGACGCGGCGCATGCGATGTCGCCGATCGGCGGCGTTGGGGTCAATCTCGCGGTGCAGGACGCGGTCGCGGCGGCCAATCGCCTCGCCGCGCCCTTGCGCGAGAAGCGGCTCGCAGACGCCGATCTCGCAGCCGTGCAGGAGCGCCGGGAGTTCCCGGCCAGGGCGACGCAACGCATCCAGGTCCTGGCGCAAAACCGCATCATCTCACCGCTCCTGGCGCGCGCCGACAGCGATGAGCCGCTCGGCCCGCCCTTCCTGGTCAGGCTGTTCGATTGGTTCCCGATCCTGCGCCGCATCCCGGCGCACATCGTCGGCCTCGGCATCAGGCCGGAGCATATCGGCCCGGAACTGGCGCCGCGGAGCGACCGCCAAGGTTTGATCTGAGCGGAATACCGCGTCCGCCGGCCGGACATCACGCCGCGAACCGAGAGCGCCCCCGTTGCGCACGATCACAAGTTGCGCAACATGGCGACGTCAATGTCAGCCGCCTTCGCGGTGCAACGTTCGGATGAGACTATGATGCCGCCGCGCCGGTCGTTCCTCGTCAGCGTCGCGCTCGTCGCCACCATCGTTTCGGTCTGGTTCGCCCCGGCCTCGGCGCGCGATCTCAAGATCAATATGGATCCAAGCGGAGCCGGCTTCACGATCGAAGGCTGGGCCATGCAGACCAGCAATACCGGCACGATTTTCCATCAATGCCAGCAGGATATCTGCGGGCGCGGCTCGACGGTGAGCCTCCGCAAGCAGGCGTCGGGCACGTTCACAGTCGCCACCCTGCGCCAGAATGAGCAGCGGATCTCGGCGCTCCTGTCCGAGCGGCTGCAAGGCAAGATCGCCCGCATCGATATCACGCCTGTCAGGGATCGAAGCGACAAGGTCTTCCGAATGGCCGAGCTTACGCGGACGATTGTCCCCGCGCCGGGCGCCGAAATCGGCATGCAGCAATACTGGAAATCCGGCTTCGCCTCGACATCGACCGGCGGCTATTCGCTGGCAAGTTCGGCCAGCAGCCGCAAGCTCGCCGACGCGAATTTCGCGACCTTTCAGCTGCCGATCCTGCTTATGCTCAAACTTCAATCCGGCAGGAGTGCCGGCGAATGAGCCGGCCGGCAAGCATCAGAGGCGACCGCACGAACCGACGCCTTGACGCATGCTCGACACGTTCGATAAAAAGAACAAAATTGCCGCTATAGAAAATCAAACATCAGGAAGCACGCCATGACCGACCGCGCACCGGGTTTCCACACGCTTGCCATCCATGCGGGCGCGGCCCCTGACGCAGCCACCGGCGCGCGCGCCACGCCGATCTACCAGACCACCAGCTTCGTCTTCGACGATGTCGACCACGCCGCCTCGCTGTTCGGCCTGCAGGCCTTTGGCAATATCTACAGCCGCATCGGCAACCCGACCAATGCGGTGCTGGAGGAGCGCGTGGCCGCGCTCGAAGGCGGCACGGCGGCACTCGCGGTCGCCTCGGGCCACGCCGCCGAGTTCCTCTGCTTCCACGCGCTGATGCAGCCTGGCGACGAGTTCGTCGCCGCCAAGAAGCTCTATGGCGGCTCGATCAACCAGTTCAACCACTCCTACAAGAACTTCGGCTGGGGCGTGATCTGGGCCGATTCCGACGATCTTGAGAGCTTTGCCGCCGCGGTGACGCCCAAGACCAAGGCGATCTTCATCGAATCGATCGCCAATCCCGGCGGCGTCGTGGTCGACATCGCCGGCATCGCGGCCATCGCGAAGAAGCACAACATCCCGCTCATCGTCGACAACACGATGGCGAGCCCCTATCTGATCCGCCCCTTTGAGCATGGCGCCGACATCGTCGTGCACTCCGCCACCAAGTTCCTGGGCGGGCACGGTAATTCCGTCGGCGGCATCATCGTCGATGGCGGCTCGTTCAACTGGGTCGGCGACGACCGCTACCCGATGCTGTCCAAGCCCAGACCTGAATATAACGGCATGGTGCTGGGCGAGACCTTCGGCAATTTCGCCTTCGCCATCGCCACCCGCGTGCTCGGCCTGCGCGACATGGGCCCGGCGCTCTCCCCCTTCAACGCCTTCCTGATCCTGACCGGCATCGAGACCCTGCCGCTGCGCATGCAGCGCCATTGCGAGAACGCGCTGGCCGTCGCCAAACATCTGTCGAGCCATCCGGCTGTGGAATGGGTCAGCTATGCCAGCCTGCCCGGCAGCACGTATTACGAGCTCGCCCAGCGCTATTCGCCCAAGGGCGGCGGCGCGGTCATGACGATCGGCCTCAAGGGCGGCTACGAGGCCGGCGTCAAGCTGGTCACCGACCTCAAGCTGTTCTCGCATCTCGCCAATATCGGCGACACCCGCTCGCTGGTGATCCACCCGGCCTCGACCACCCACCGCCAGCTCACGGACGCGCAGAAGACGGCCTCGGGCGCCGGACCGGAGGTAGTGCGGCTCTCGATCGGGCTGGAGGATGTCGTCGATCTGATCGACGATCTCGATCAGGCGCTGGCGTAGGGCGCGGCAACCCTTCTCCCCCACCAAGATCGGGCTTGCCCGATCTTGGCAAAGCTCATGCCCATGTCGGAAACATCCGACATGGGTGGGAGAAGGTGTCTGCGAAGCAGACGGATGAGGGAAGGGTCGCGCAAGCGGCCCTTTTTCTTGTCTCGGGTTGAGGCTCTTCCCTCATCCGTCAGCGCTTCGCGCTGCCACCTTCTCCCCCGAGGATTCCTCTGCGAAACGCGGCTGAGGACTGATATTTTGACGGCGGATTGTTCGCCTGTGACGGGCGGTCTTCAGCGGTTGGCTTGGAGAGCTCGCAGTCGACCTGGTTCAGCCGCCTGCGATGATGGTGGCGCGCCGGAGATTGTAGACGGTTGCGAAGGCAATCAGGTCTGCGGTGTTGGCGACGAACGAGTGGCATCGCGTCCGGGCTTTGCCATAGAGGCGCTTCATGGCGCTGAAGACAGCTTCGACGGGAGCGCGGCGGCGCGCGATCAGGGCGTTGCGGCGCTGCAGCCAGCGCGGCAGGACAGCGATGTGCTTGTGCCGGCGATGCATGATCCGGTCCTTGATGCCCAAGGCCTTCAGGGCGGCGCGCTGGGCCTTGCTCTCATAGCCGCGATCGGCATAGACGGCGGCCTCGTCGCCGCTGACGAGCCCTGGGGCCATCTCGACGTCCTGTATCCGCGCCGAGGTCACGAGCGCCGTGCGGATCAGGCCCGAGCCCTCGTCGACGCCGACATGCAGCTTGTAGCCGAAATGGGCCTTGCCGTTCTTCTTGCCCCAGTCGGCGCCGGGTTCACGGGGGTGGCCCTTGCCCAGCCCGGCTTCGCGTGACGGGGCAGCATGCGTCGCCTGAACGATTGTGGCGTCGAGCAATGTGCCCTTCTTCAGGATCAGACCCTTGGCCGAGAGCTGCGCGCCGATCTCGGCAAAGCAGGCCTCGAGCACGCCCGCCTGCGCTGCCGCCAGCCGAAAGCGGCACAAGGTCGTCTCGTCGGGCGTGCCGCCATCGAGCGCAAACCCGCAGAAACGTCGAAACGACAGCCGGTCCAGCAGCGCCTCCTCCAGGCCGGGATCCGACAAATCGTAAAGCGCCTGCAGATAGAGCGCCTTGAGCATCGCAAGCGGCGCGTAAGGCGGCCTGCCCGTCTCAGCCTGGCGCAGCTTGCCGGCCAAGGGCGCCAGCCGATCCCACGCGATCAGCCCATCGATCTTCGCAAGCTTCGCGTTCGCACCCAGGCGTGGGTCCAAAAACGCCTCAGCCAAAGACATCTGATCCGACATGCCGATCACCCCGCCGCACCCGAGCGAAGTGAATCAGCAATCAAACCTCAACGCCAGGGCCCTTTCGCAGAGAAATCCCCGAGGGGAGAAGGGAACTGCGTCCGCGTCAGATGCACCACGCCCATCGCCAGCACGGTGAAGCCGAGCGCCTGATGCGCCAGCCCCGCCCATAACGGCACGACCAGCAGCAGGGTCACGATGCCGAGCGCCGACTGTGCCAGGACGAGGCCCGTGATCGCGGTCGCGCGCTTGGCCGCGCCCGAACCCGGCATGACGCGGCGCAGCCAGAGCATGTGCCAGAGCGCGACCGCGAGCAGGAGATAGGCGCCGAGGCGGTGGTTGAACTGCACCAAGGCGACATTGTCGACGAAGTTCTCCCAGAACGGGCTCTGCGCGAACAGCATCGAGGCCGGCGGCACGAGCGCACCGTCCATCAACGGCCAGGTATTGAGGGTAAAGCCCGCCCGCGCCCCCGCCACGAGCCCGCCGAGCGCGATTTGCAGGAAGAGCAGCGCCAGGAGCAGCCAGGCGACGGCCCTGCCCCGCGCCGGCTCGATGCGCCGCGGCGGTGTCAGTGCCGTCGCGAAGGCGATGACCGAGGCGAAGAACAGCCCGGCGAAGGTGAGATGCAGCGTCAGTTTCACCGGCGCGACGGCGACCATGCCGGGCTCTAGCCCCGAGGCGACCATGATCCAGCCGATCGCGCCCTGCAGACCGAGCAGCAGGCCCATGCCGAACAGGGTGAGCGTCCGCCGCCAGGGCAGCAGGCGGCGCAGCGCCACGACCAGGAAACCGACGAGATAGACCAGGCCAATGAAGCGGCCGAGCTGGCGGTGGCCCCATTCCCACCAATAGATGAACTTGAATTCGCCGATCGCCATGCCCGCATTGAGAAGCTGGTATTGCGGGCTGGCGCGATATTTCTCGAACTCGGCCGCCCAGGCGGCGTCCGATAGCGGCGGCAATGCGCCGGTGATCGGCTTCCATTCGGTGATCGAGAGGCCCGA harbors:
- a CDS encoding IS5 family transposase yields the protein MDPRLGANAKLAKIDGLIAWDRLAPLAGKLRQAETGRPPYAPLAMLKALYLQALYDLSDPGLEEALLDRLSFRRFCGFALDGGTPDETTLCRFRLAAAQAGVLEACFAEIGAQLSAKGLILKKGTLLDATIVQATHAAPSREAGLGKGHPREPGADWGKKNGKAHFGYKLHVGVDEGSGLIRTALVTSARIQDVEMAPGLVSGDEAAVYADRGYESKAQRAALKALGIKDRIMHRRHKHIAVLPRWLQRRNALIARRRAPVEAVFSAMKRLYGKARTRCHSFVANTADLIAFATVYNLRRATIIAGG
- a CDS encoding COX15/CtaA family protein, which codes for MSEGAASVTIALDQTVSQTRSDTSHAGIRRWLWIVAALVFVMVIVGGATRLTGSGLSITEWKPITGALPPLSDAAWAAEFEKYRASPQYQLLNAGMAIGEFKFIYWWEWGHRQLGRFIGLVYLVGFLVVALRRLLPWRRTLTLFGMGLLLGLQGAIGWIMVASGLEPGMVAVAPVKLTLHLTFAGLFFASVIAFATALTPPRRIEPARGRAVAWLLLALLFLQIALGGLVAGARAGFTLNTWPLMDGALVPPASMLFAQSPFWENFVDNVALVQFNHRLGAYLLLAVALWHMLWLRRVMPGSGAAKRATAITGLVLAQSALGIVTLLLVVPLWAGLAHQALGFTVLAMGVVHLTRTQFPSPLGDFSAKGPWR
- a CDS encoding O-acetylhomoserine aminocarboxypropyltransferase produces the protein MTDRAPGFHTLAIHAGAAPDAATGARATPIYQTTSFVFDDVDHAASLFGLQAFGNIYSRIGNPTNAVLEERVAALEGGTAALAVASGHAAEFLCFHALMQPGDEFVAAKKLYGGSINQFNHSYKNFGWGVIWADSDDLESFAAAVTPKTKAIFIESIANPGGVVVDIAGIAAIAKKHNIPLIVDNTMASPYLIRPFEHGADIVVHSATKFLGGHGNSVGGIIVDGGSFNWVGDDRYPMLSKPRPEYNGMVLGETFGNFAFAIATRVLGLRDMGPALSPFNAFLILTGIETLPLRMQRHCENALAVAKHLSSHPAVEWVSYASLPGSTYYELAQRYSPKGGGAVMTIGLKGGYEAGVKLVTDLKLFSHLANIGDTRSLVIHPASTTHRQLTDAQKTASGAGPEVVRLSIGLEDVVDLIDDLDQALA